One part of the Verrucomicrobiia bacterium genome encodes these proteins:
- the aroQ gene encoding type II 3-dehydroquinate dehydratase, whose product MKKILVVHGPNLGLLGEREPKVYGKTTLPQLNSMLEKEAVRLKVQLKIFQSNWEGAIIDFLTNERKWADGVIINPGALTHYSLALRDCLSAINLPAIEVHLSNIAAREEFRRHSVTAAVCLGQISGFGVNSYLIALQVLAEMKNRKA is encoded by the coding sequence ATGAAAAAAATCCTTGTCGTGCACGGGCCGAACCTCGGTTTGCTTGGGGAACGGGAGCCGAAGGTTTACGGCAAAACAACGTTGCCTCAACTTAATTCAATGCTGGAAAAAGAGGCCGTGCGGCTGAAAGTTCAGTTGAAGATTTTTCAATCCAATTGGGAAGGGGCGATCATTGATTTTCTGACCAACGAGCGGAAATGGGCGGACGGGGTCATCATCAATCCCGGGGCCTTGACCCATTATTCCTTGGCCCTGCGGGATTGCCTTTCCGCCATTAATCTCCCCGCCATCGAAGTGCATCTCTCCAACATTGCCGCCCGGGAAGAATTCCGCCGCCACTCCGTCACCGCCGCGGTCTGTTTGGGCCAAATCTCCGGCTTCGGCGTAAACAGCTACCTTATAGCGTTGCAGGTTTTGGCGGAAATGAAGAATAGGAAAGCGTAG
- a CDS encoding M1 family metallopeptidase: MKKRYIFPAKMKKIAWGIFLIPALAFSQTLPKPFLSYQIAGELDTAKKEFSGTCVVRLENRTPKALDRLVFNLYPNAFRNTNTTFMRESGGLKGEAKEFLDSGFLIVEKVTDGAGNNLTGNLKETIYTLPLRTSIGSGQTGTVELKFKTHFPRPVERIGWTKDGSFIFAQWYPILAKLDSDGEFKAYPFHYMSEFYSNFADFDVTVTLPKGYSFEATGYPLRDSVIGEKKSFQFQAQTVVDFAAMAAPKAKSYSRIFQGVLITFFGPKSNEAKLAEIFSIAESTLSYTGRTYGPYPYKKLVIAEAPVGAGSGMEFPMFVTASFSRLPPVIGKLFFREIISHEICHQYWYQLVATNQFEEPWLDEGFTTYTTAKILERYHPVHPIWATRLGFELAPATLYSLTLQRFGMYDSLTSKAWEFLSPRQYFSNVYSKTYLWLATIERHIGTLRTNVMLQTYYDKYRFTHPTAKDFLKTAEEFVPDSILTPLSKWLYGPPPVCDFAVGNFGSKKEKDKVFKGRLELFNRGNFAFPVGVKVTFENGSVKETTWTGEPKAVRMELAGPAKIRSVEINPGRKLALETDYTNNFKTASGNKAGGWAQVLRKVYGMESVISWLTAL; encoded by the coding sequence GTGAAGAAGCGATATATCTTCCCGGCCAAGATGAAAAAAATAGCGTGGGGGATTTTTCTTATTCCCGCCCTGGCGTTCTCGCAAACGCTGCCCAAACCGTTTTTAAGTTATCAGATTGCCGGGGAGCTGGACACGGCCAAGAAGGAGTTTTCCGGAACGTGCGTCGTCCGGCTGGAAAACCGCACCCCCAAGGCGCTCGACCGGCTGGTCTTCAACTTGTATCCCAACGCCTTTCGCAACACGAATACCACTTTTATGCGCGAATCGGGCGGACTGAAGGGGGAGGCGAAGGAATTTCTGGACTCCGGGTTTCTTATCGTGGAAAAAGTCACGGACGGCGCCGGGAACAATCTGACCGGCAACCTGAAAGAAACCATCTACACCCTCCCCCTGCGGACCTCCATCGGCTCCGGGCAGACCGGAACGGTGGAGTTGAAGTTCAAAACCCATTTTCCCCGGCCGGTGGAGCGAATCGGCTGGACCAAGGACGGCAGCTTCATTTTTGCCCAGTGGTATCCGATTCTGGCCAAGCTGGATTCGGACGGGGAGTTTAAGGCGTACCCCTTCCACTATATGTCGGAATTTTATTCCAATTTTGCCGACTTTGACGTGACCGTGACCTTGCCCAAGGGGTACAGCTTCGAGGCGACCGGCTATCCTTTGCGGGACTCGGTCATCGGGGAGAAGAAAAGCTTTCAATTTCAGGCGCAGACCGTGGTGGACTTTGCCGCCATGGCCGCGCCGAAGGCCAAAAGCTACTCCCGCATCTTTCAGGGGGTGCTTATCACCTTCTTTGGCCCCAAAAGCAACGAGGCCAAGCTTGCCGAAATTTTTTCAATTGCGGAATCCACCCTGAGCTACACCGGGCGCACCTACGGGCCGTACCCGTACAAAAAGCTGGTGATTGCGGAGGCACCGGTGGGAGCGGGAAGCGGGATGGAGTTCCCGATGTTTGTCACCGCCAGCTTTTCCCGGCTGCCGCCGGTCATCGGAAAGCTTTTTTTCCGTGAAATCATCTCCCACGAAATCTGCCACCAATACTGGTATCAACTGGTGGCGACCAACCAGTTCGAGGAGCCCTGGCTGGATGAAGGGTTCACCACCTACACGACGGCCAAGATTCTGGAGCGATACCATCCGGTTCATCCCATCTGGGCCACCCGGCTGGGGTTCGAGCTGGCTCCCGCCACCCTGTATTCTTTGACCCTGCAGCGTTTCGGGATGTACGATTCCCTCACTTCCAAGGCATGGGAATTTCTCTCCCCCCGGCAGTATTTTTCCAACGTCTATTCCAAAACCTACCTCTGGCTGGCCACCATCGAACGGCACATCGGGACGTTGCGCACGAACGTGATGCTGCAGACGTACTACGACAAATACCGCTTTACACACCCCACCGCCAAGGATTTCCTGAAGACCGCGGAGGAGTTCGTGCCGGATTCCATTCTGACCCCCCTTTCCAAATGGCTCTACGGCCCGCCGCCGGTCTGCGATTTTGCCGTGGGAAATTTCGGCTCCAAAAAGGAAAAGGACAAGGTGTTCAAGGGGCGGCTCGAACTGTTCAACCGGGGGAACTTCGCTTTTCCGGTCGGCGTGAAGGTGACGTTTGAAAACGGCTCCGTCAAGGAGACCACCTGGACGGGGGAACCGAAGGCGGTCCGGATGGAGCTTGCCGGCCCGGCTAAAATCCGCTCGGTGGAGATTAACCCCGGGCGGAAGCTGGCCCTGGAAACCGATTACACGAACAACTTCAAGACCGCCTCCGGCAACAAAGCCGGGGGCTGGGCGCAGGTTTTGCGAAAGGTTTACGGGATGGAATCGGTAATCAGCTGGCTGACGGCGCTATAA
- a CDS encoding histone deacetylase: MATGFFYHPDFLKHETGAGHPERAERLAAILEKLKKEKLFDTLIRPGFGPARLEALSRVHSIDYLNFLAKTEEKKFFALDPDTVGGNKSWHAAKLAAGAVVQAVEDVDKGKLKNAFCAVRPPGHHAERDRAMGFCLVNNVAVAAAHLTEAFNYERVLIVDWDVHHGNGTQNIFYSDPKVFYYSSHQHPFYPGTGAAFETGAGAGKGTTLNFPLAAGSGDAEFLSGIEEKLIPAAQNFRPEFIIISAGFDAHAEDPLAGLNVTDEGFKEASRLVKKLAEEECGGRLVSVLEGGYDLEVLGRCVCDHIKILCEE; this comes from the coding sequence ATGGCGACCGGTTTTTTTTATCACCCCGATTTTTTGAAGCATGAGACCGGGGCGGGGCATCCGGAAAGAGCCGAACGGCTGGCGGCCATTCTCGAAAAGTTAAAGAAGGAAAAGCTTTTCGATACGTTAATCCGGCCCGGCTTCGGGCCGGCCCGCCTGGAAGCGCTTTCGCGCGTGCACAGCATTGACTATCTGAATTTTTTGGCCAAAACCGAGGAAAAAAAGTTTTTCGCCTTGGACCCGGACACCGTCGGCGGCAACAAAAGTTGGCACGCCGCAAAATTGGCGGCGGGAGCGGTCGTCCAAGCGGTCGAGGATGTGGACAAGGGGAAGTTGAAAAACGCCTTCTGTGCCGTCCGCCCGCCCGGCCATCACGCCGAGCGTGACCGGGCGATGGGGTTCTGCCTCGTCAACAACGTAGCTGTGGCCGCCGCGCATTTGACGGAGGCGTTCAATTATGAACGGGTTTTGATTGTGGATTGGGACGTGCACCACGGCAATGGTACGCAAAATATTTTTTACAGCGACCCAAAAGTGTTTTACTACAGCTCTCATCAGCACCCCTTCTATCCCGGCACGGGGGCGGCCTTTGAAACGGGAGCGGGGGCCGGCAAGGGAACCACGCTGAATTTTCCGCTTGCGGCCGGGAGCGGCGATGCGGAGTTTTTGTCCGGCATAGAGGAAAAATTAATTCCGGCGGCCCAAAATTTTCGGCCGGAATTTATTATAATCTCGGCCGGGTTCGACGCCCATGCCGAAGACCCCCTGGCCGGGCTTAACGTGACGGACGAAGGGTTCAAGGAGGCATCCCGGCTGGTGAAAAAACTGGCCGAAGAAGAATGCGGGGGGAGGCTGGTTTCGGTTTTGGAGGGAGGATACGACTTGGAAGTGCTGGGGCGCTGTGTTTGCGACCATATAAAAATTTTATGCGAGGAATAA
- a CDS encoding fumarylacetoacetate hydrolase family protein: MATFAAFDKDGTRSYGKLEGETIFELAAPPWVSDKPSGKKFPIREMKLLCPVEPSKIILTGLNYKDHIKESASATKEFDEPVIALKAPSALIGPEEPIRHPGGGLEVHFEGELAVVVGKKARKVFKEEAPKYILGYTCLNDVTARNLQKKDVQWSRAKSFDSFCPVGPWIVTDIDPSHLKLTTRQNGLVRQSGDTSKMIWNPFELFSFISSVMTLLPGDVISTGTPSGVGAVLPEDVIEIEIEKIGVLRNKVAAA, translated from the coding sequence ATGGCGACTTTTGCGGCCTTTGACAAGGACGGGACGAGATCATACGGCAAGCTGGAGGGTGAAACCATCTTCGAGCTGGCCGCACCCCCCTGGGTTTCGGATAAACCCTCCGGAAAAAAATTTCCGATTCGGGAAATGAAACTCCTCTGCCCGGTGGAGCCCTCAAAAATCATTTTGACCGGCCTGAATTACAAGGACCACATCAAGGAATCGGCCTCCGCCACCAAAGAGTTTGACGAACCGGTGATAGCCTTGAAGGCCCCTTCCGCCCTGATCGGGCCGGAGGAGCCGATTCGCCATCCGGGGGGCGGGCTGGAGGTGCATTTTGAAGGGGAGCTGGCGGTGGTCGTCGGCAAAAAAGCGCGCAAGGTTTTCAAAGAGGAGGCTCCCAAGTACATTTTGGGTTACACCTGCCTGAACGACGTGACCGCCCGCAATTTGCAGAAAAAGGACGTGCAGTGGAGCCGCGCCAAGTCGTTCGACAGCTTCTGCCCGGTCGGGCCCTGGATTGTGACCGATATCGATCCGAGCCATTTGAAACTTACCACCCGGCAGAACGGCTTGGTGCGCCAGAGCGGCGACACCTCCAAAATGATTTGGAATCCCTTTGAGCTGTTCAGTTTTATTTCCAGCGTGATGACCCTCCTTCCCGGGGACGTGATTTCGACCGGAACCCCTTCCGGGGTGGGAGCGGTTCTGCCGGAGGATGTCATCGAAATTGAGATTGAAAAAATAGGCGTATTGAGGAATAAGGTGGCGGCCGCCTAA
- a CDS encoding aminotransferase class I/II-fold pyridoxal phosphate-dependent enzyme, translated as MMAKFQTQAPHAGEERKLVAGAVAPAILQTTNFQWKTVAEFEKYLAGDPHTYIYTRYTNPTLEIAERKLARLENVEKALVFSSGMAAISSTILAFVKTGQEIVSANTLYGGTFAFMTQILPKLGIKTRFVPTTRIEEAEKAINKRTALLYLESPTNPNNYIIDLKKAAAIAKRHRLPTALDATFASPYNLNPSGFGIDVILHSATKYLGGHSDVTAGFAAGSRDLMKKMELYRRLLGGCLEPLTAFLLIRGMKTLAVRVQKQNENAQKVAEFLATYPKVSRVFYLGLPSHPQHLLAKSQMKGFGGVVTFEVKGGLKEVKRTVNRLKLIMHATSLGGVESTVHIPVLTSHIQFSKKELKAADVSEGMIRLSCGIEDAEDLIADLKQALR; from the coding sequence ATGATGGCTAAATTCCAGACCCAAGCCCCTCACGCCGGGGAGGAGAGGAAATTAGTGGCCGGCGCGGTCGCCCCGGCGATTCTTCAGACCACCAATTTTCAATGGAAAACGGTAGCCGAGTTTGAGAAGTATCTGGCGGGCGACCCGCACACCTACATCTATACCCGCTACACCAATCCCACATTAGAGATTGCCGAGCGGAAACTGGCCCGGCTGGAAAATGTCGAGAAAGCGCTCGTTTTTTCCTCCGGAATGGCGGCCATCAGCTCGACCATTTTGGCCTTCGTAAAAACTGGACAAGAAATCGTCTCCGCCAACACGCTTTATGGGGGGACGTTTGCGTTTATGACGCAAATTCTCCCTAAGCTGGGAATCAAGACCCGGTTTGTTCCGACCACACGAATTGAGGAAGCGGAAAAAGCCATCAACAAAAGAACGGCCCTTCTTTATCTCGAATCGCCGACGAACCCGAACAATTACATCATTGATTTGAAAAAAGCCGCCGCCATTGCGAAAAGACACAGGCTGCCGACGGCTTTGGACGCCACCTTCGCTTCGCCCTATAATCTGAACCCGTCCGGGTTCGGCATTGACGTCATTTTGCACAGCGCCACCAAGTATTTGGGGGGGCATTCGGACGTGACGGCCGGGTTTGCCGCCGGGTCAAGGGATTTGATGAAAAAAATGGAACTATACCGCCGCCTTTTGGGGGGCTGCTTGGAGCCGCTGACCGCTTTTCTTTTGATTCGCGGGATGAAAACCCTGGCCGTGCGGGTCCAAAAACAGAACGAAAACGCCCAAAAGGTGGCCGAATTTTTAGCCACCTATCCAAAAGTAAGCCGTGTCTTTTATCTCGGCCTTCCCTCCCACCCGCAGCACCTACTGGCCAAAAGTCAGATGAAGGGTTTTGGCGGGGTGGTTACGTTCGAGGTCAAAGGGGGATTGAAAGAGGTGAAGCGGACGGTCAACCGGTTGAAGCTGATTATGCACGCCACCAGCTTGGGAGGTGTGGAATCGACCGTGCACATTCCGGTTTTGACTTCGCACATTCAATTCTCCAAAAAGGAGCTGAAAGCGGCCGATGTTTCCGAGGGGATGATTCGGCTTTCCTGCGGGATTGAGGATGCGGAGGATTTGATTGCCGATTTGAAACAGGCGCTGCGCTAA
- a CDS encoding MATE family efflux transporter, translating into MTTLPESPPLPTEPTHPLSGPLSVQIWRLFWPAFLAMLFETANTVANVFWVGKLGTQPVAGVVSSMFILWLAFSLLNIVISGVIATVARGLGARRPGQARHYATQAFFFALTFGAAVGSGGVLFGEYFFRVMGNEPEVAKLGYRYLAPLSAFLPFLFGAETVASIFRASGDAKTPMMVTSSALVFNIALNPCLIFGLGPFPELGVSGAGLSTGIAYFAELCAFVVLIYLRKPPFAPGVNARIKPDFKTIGEIVKIGLPISISGIAFTIVYLFLDKLASSFGVFALAALGFGNRIEAISFLTCFAFSVAAATLVGQYLGAKDPEGAQRAAYKTTYYASLVTGVLMLVFLILPHPIVRLFSSDPQVIEAAAAYLRIIALSQIFMGFEIVLEGAFSGSGDTLPAMLISVPGSLARIPLAYFFAQNLGWGVSGIWWALTLTTAVRGAAMLFWFSRGGWKKKKVAGLSAV; encoded by the coding sequence ATGACGACCCTGCCCGAATCCCCCCCGCTGCCGACCGAGCCGACCCATCCCCTTTCCGGACCGCTTTCGGTCCAGATTTGGCGGCTTTTCTGGCCCGCTTTTCTGGCCATGCTCTTCGAGACCGCCAACACCGTGGCCAATGTCTTCTGGGTCGGCAAACTGGGGACTCAGCCGGTCGCCGGGGTGGTCTCCTCGATGTTCATCCTCTGGCTTGCCTTCTCCTTATTGAATATCGTCATCTCCGGCGTAATCGCCACCGTGGCCCGCGGTCTGGGAGCGCGGCGGCCGGGGCAGGCCCGGCATTACGCCACCCAGGCCTTTTTCTTCGCTTTGACCTTCGGCGCGGCGGTCGGCAGCGGGGGGGTCCTCTTTGGCGAGTATTTTTTTCGGGTGATGGGGAACGAACCGGAGGTGGCCAAGCTGGGCTACCGTTATCTGGCCCCCCTTTCCGCTTTTCTCCCGTTTCTTTTCGGGGCGGAAACGGTGGCTTCCATCTTCCGTGCCTCGGGAGATGCCAAAACGCCGATGATGGTCACCAGTTCCGCCTTAGTTTTCAACATCGCCTTAAACCCCTGTTTGATTTTCGGTTTGGGGCCCTTTCCGGAATTGGGGGTAAGCGGCGCCGGGCTTTCCACCGGAATAGCCTATTTTGCCGAGCTTTGCGCTTTTGTCGTTCTGATTTACCTCCGCAAGCCCCCCTTTGCGCCGGGGGTTAACGCCAGAATCAAACCGGACTTTAAAACAATCGGGGAGATCGTAAAAATCGGCCTGCCGATTTCAATTTCCGGCATCGCCTTTACGATTGTGTATCTTTTTTTGGACAAATTGGCCTCTTCCTTCGGGGTTTTTGCCTTGGCGGCGCTCGGCTTTGGCAACCGCATCGAAGCGATCTCCTTTTTGACCTGCTTTGCCTTTTCGGTGGCGGCGGCGACTTTGGTGGGACAGTACTTGGGGGCCAAAGACCCGGAGGGGGCCCAGCGGGCCGCCTACAAGACAACCTATTACGCCTCCCTCGTAACGGGCGTGCTGATGCTGGTTTTTTTAATCCTGCCCCACCCCATCGTGCGGCTTTTTTCCTCCGACCCCCAGGTGATTGAAGCGGCCGCGGCCTATCTGCGGATTATCGCCCTGTCGCAGATTTTTATGGGGTTTGAAATCGTTCTGGAAGGGGCTTTTTCCGGCTCCGGCGATACGTTGCCGGCGATGCTGATCTCCGTTCCGGGGTCGCTCGCGCGAATTCCATTGGCTTACTTTTTCGCCCAGAATCTCGGTTGGGGGGTTTCCGGCATTTGGTGGGCGCTTACGTTGACCACGGCCGTCCGGGGAGCGGCGATGCTTTTCTGGTTTTCCCGCGGCGGCTGGAAGAAAAAGAAGGTGGCCGGACTCTCGGCGGTGTAA
- a CDS encoding serine/threonine-protein kinase has translation MPNELEEKPAEQSPYRLVELVGSGGMANVYRAIQISLEREVAIKRLHPYLIQNQTFLARFEKEAKSAASLRHENLVSVIDYGRDAEGFFIVMEYVHGRTLREVLEKGKVPLEVALMVAHKVASGLAFCHESGVVHRDVKPANILLSEEGEVKLTDFGIAKAQDASITVTGTTLGSPAYMAPEQLRSMEVDRRADIFSLGVVLYEMLSGKKPFDGDNYSAVITSILTTEAKPLCDLSPEIPVRLSLLVAQMLEKDPDRRVSKMEEAAERLEELMRYYGVQRRGLLGKFLASPDQFTREAQSQRIKRHLDSGIYYFHLGRGKMAEAQREFREALRWDRENPLAREYLERMSAEPTESLEAAWAVEQEALNRKLFPYGLVLLFVLGIFLYFGFGVLETATRQFKVEKELKEKENRLAAINARRKPISPYAAGGENAGFYGPEFSGEETDGDEEALSTRPVPGSWVQLGPVPAGQEAYLVVSAKRRAYIKINGKPYGKVPPPRAFKVEGGRHTIIYTYPGYETKTKNVKIKPGESKLVNVDLRRERTP, from the coding sequence ATGCCCAACGAACTGGAAGAAAAACCGGCCGAGCAGAGCCCCTACCGCCTGGTGGAGCTGGTCGGCTCCGGCGGAATGGCCAACGTCTACCGCGCCATTCAGATTTCCCTCGAGCGGGAAGTCGCCATCAAGCGGCTGCACCCCTACTTGATCCAGAACCAGACCTTTCTGGCCCGTTTCGAAAAGGAGGCCAAATCGGCCGCCTCGTTGCGCCACGAAAACCTTGTTTCCGTCATCGACTACGGCCGGGACGCCGAGGGTTTTTTCATCGTGATGGAATACGTCCACGGCCGGACTTTGCGCGAGGTTTTGGAAAAGGGGAAAGTCCCCCTCGAGGTGGCCTTGATGGTGGCCCATAAGGTGGCTTCGGGGCTCGCCTTTTGCCACGAGTCAGGCGTGGTGCACCGGGACGTCAAGCCGGCCAACATCCTCCTCTCCGAAGAGGGGGAGGTGAAGCTGACCGACTTCGGCATCGCCAAGGCGCAGGACGCCTCCATCACCGTCACCGGCACCACCCTGGGTTCCCCCGCCTACATGGCCCCCGAACAGCTCCGCAGCATGGAAGTGGACCGGCGCGCGGATATTTTTTCCCTGGGGGTGGTCCTGTACGAAATGCTCTCCGGCAAAAAACCGTTCGACGGGGACAACTACTCCGCGGTCATCACCTCCATTCTGACCACCGAGGCCAAACCGCTCTGCGACCTTTCGCCGGAAATTCCGGTGCGCCTCTCCCTTTTGGTCGCCCAGATGCTGGAAAAGGACCCCGACCGCCGGGTTTCCAAAATGGAGGAGGCGGCCGAGCGGCTGGAAGAGTTGATGCGCTACTACGGCGTGCAGCGGCGCGGGCTTTTGGGGAAATTTCTGGCCTCCCCGGACCAGTTCACCCGCGAGGCGCAAAGCCAGAGGATAAAACGCCACCTCGATTCCGGCATTTACTATTTCCATCTGGGGCGGGGAAAAATGGCCGAGGCCCAGCGGGAATTCCGCGAGGCCTTGCGCTGGGATCGGGAAAACCCGCTGGCGCGCGAATACCTGGAGCGGATGTCCGCCGAGCCGACCGAGTCTTTGGAGGCGGCCTGGGCCGTCGAGCAGGAGGCGTTGAATCGGAAGCTTTTCCCCTACGGGCTGGTTTTGCTTTTCGTCTTGGGGATTTTTCTGTACTTCGGCTTCGGCGTTCTGGAAACCGCCACCCGCCAGTTCAAGGTGGAAAAGGAGTTGAAGGAGAAGGAAAACCGGCTGGCGGCCATAAACGCCCGCCGCAAACCGATCAGCCCCTATGCCGCCGGGGGAGAAAACGCCGGATTTTATGGTCCGGAATTCAGCGGGGAGGAAACGGACGGGGATGAAGAGGCGCTCTCCACCCGGCCCGTCCCCGGTTCCTGGGTGCAGTTGGGTCCCGTTCCCGCCGGGCAGGAGGCGTATCTGGTGGTTTCCGCCAAGCGCCGGGCCTACATCAAAATCAACGGCAAGCCGTACGGCAAAGTCCCGCCCCCCCGGGCCTTCAAAGTGGAGGGGGGGCGGCACACCATTATCT